One Undibacter mobilis genomic region harbors:
- a CDS encoding XdhC family protein, translated as MLGRDEDILKAAEDWSKEGRGVALATVVETWGSAPRPVGSNLVIDNEGNFLGSVSGGCVEGAVVTEAIDVIDSGKPKVLEFGVADETAWKVGLSCGGTIRVYVEKVS; from the coding sequence ATGCTCGGCCGTGATGAAGACATTCTGAAAGCTGCCGAAGACTGGTCGAAGGAAGGTCGCGGCGTCGCGCTCGCCACCGTGGTCGAGACCTGGGGTTCGGCGCCGCGCCCGGTAGGCTCCAATCTGGTCATCGACAATGAGGGCAATTTTCTCGGCTCCGTTTCGGGCGGCTGTGTCGAAGGGGCGGTGGTGACTGAAGCCATTGACGTCATCGATAGCGGCAAGCCGAAGGTGCTGGAATTTGGCGTTGCCGATGAGACGGCGTGGAAGGTGGGCCTGTCCTGCGGCGGCACCATCCGGGTTTACGTCGAGAAGGTCAGCTGA